A single region of the Lycium barbarum isolate Lr01 chromosome 2, ASM1917538v2, whole genome shotgun sequence genome encodes:
- the LOC132628936 gene encoding UPF0496 protein At1g20180-like → MELFCVPDEKKMTRDAERSLNVNEEYFGALRTKSYGDFFTKAQLLVNEPSSPNSQLYHNTFSEILLEPGQDKITSILESTIFPAKKYDLKSLLSNYFNISAEASKFCSYILKSINQVQSDYGFVEQVLDSIDNCSNIDHFGYLVLELRSFMIHNNPFSDLKKEDFMRINDEYSLVLQRLKYKKKRVARKIKLIKCVNKSSGVCVTAACGLVAVAALVLAAHTLAAIVIGPAILSLPIKPLRKKIMSFRFLKCGFLTKIGDQLDVAAKGTYILNRDFDTMSRLVARLHDEIDHNKAMIQLCLDKREDRFSLEVLKELKKSNIGFKKQVEELEEHVYLCLLTINRARALVITEIAKSCGNKSQGSSQ, encoded by the coding sequence TCTTATGGCGATTTCTTTACAAAAGCTCAATTACTAGTAAATGAACCATCCTCTCCTAATTCTCAATTATACCACAATACATTCTCAGAAATTCTCCTTGAGCCAGGCCAAGACAAAATAACATCCATTCTTGAATCAACTATTTTTCCAGCCAAAAAATATGATCTCAAATCCCTTCTTTCAAATTACTTCAATATAAGTGCAGAAGCATCAAAATTCTGCAGCTACATTCTGAAAAGCATTAACCAAGTCCAATCTGACTATGGTTTTGTCGAACAAGTCCTTGACTCGATTGATAATTGTTCCAATATTGACCATTTTGGTTACCTAGTACTCGAGCTTCGATCTTTTATGATCCACAACAACCCCTTCTCCGACCTCAAAAAAGAAGATTTCATGCGAATTAATGATGAATATTCATTGGTCTTGCAACGTTTGAAGTACAAGAAGAAAAGGGTTGCTAGGAAAatcaaattgattaaatgtgtcaaTAAGTCTTCCGGGGTATGTGTAACAGCAGCTTGTGGACTAGTTGCTGTGGCAGCTTTAGTACTAGCAGCACATACTCTTGCTGCAATTGTCATCGGGCCCGCGATTTTAAGCCTACCTATAAAGCCATTAAGGAAAAAAATTATGAGTTTTCGATTCTTGAAATGTGGATTTTTAACGAAAATTGGAGATCAACTTGATGTCGCAGCAAAAGGTACGTATATTTTGAACAGGGATTTTGACACGATGAGTAGGCTCGTGGCTCGACTTCATGATGAAATTGACCATAACAAGGCAATGATTCAATTGTGTTTGGATAAAAGGGAAGATAGGTTTTCATTGGAAgtgttgaaggagttgaagaagaGTAACATTGGGTTCAAGAAACAAGTTGAGGAGCTTGAAGAACATGTTTATTTATGTCTTTTGACGATTAATCGTGCTAGAGCTTTGGTAATTACGGAAATTGCAAAATCATGTGGGAATAAAAGTCAAGGTAGTAGCCAGTAA